A window of Auraticoccus monumenti contains these coding sequences:
- a CDS encoding HemK2/MTQ2 family protein methyltransferase, giving the protein MTEAYARTGSITTTGGRRSRPVPVRVPGTYRVQHDSLLLAEQVRRLAPGRRVLDVCTGSGFLALTAARVGASAVTAVDIARPAVASTRINSLLLRAAVDVRRGDLFAPVGQQRFDLVVCNPPYVPAPTDELPTRGLARAWDGATSGRAVLDRVCDDVAGVLAPGGTVALVHSSVIGEEKTLERLASRGVQAEVVCRRLIPFGPVMTNRADWLRSRGLLGPEEQEETLVVVVGRRA; this is encoded by the coding sequence ATGACCGAGGCGTACGCCCGTACCGGCTCGATCACCACGACCGGCGGGCGTCGGTCCCGGCCCGTCCCGGTGCGGGTGCCCGGCACCTACCGGGTCCAGCACGACTCCCTGCTGCTGGCCGAGCAGGTCCGCCGGCTGGCCCCGGGTCGCCGGGTGCTGGACGTCTGCACCGGCAGCGGCTTCCTGGCCCTGACCGCGGCCCGGGTCGGGGCGTCGGCGGTGACGGCGGTCGACATCGCCCGGCCCGCGGTGGCCAGCACCCGGATCAACTCCCTGCTCCTCCGCGCCGCGGTGGACGTCCGCCGCGGTGACCTCTTCGCCCCGGTCGGGCAGCAGCGCTTCGACCTGGTCGTGTGCAACCCGCCCTACGTCCCCGCCCCCACCGACGAGCTGCCCACCCGCGGCCTGGCCCGGGCCTGGGACGGCGCCACCAGCGGCCGGGCCGTGCTGGACCGGGTCTGCGACGACGTCGCGGGCGTCCTCGCCCCCGGTGGCACGGTGGCCCTGGTGCACTCCTCGGTGATCGGGGAGGAGAAGACGCTGGAGCGGCTGGCCTCCCGCGGGGTCCAGGCCGAGGTGGTCTGCCGCCGGCTCATCCCGTTCGGGCCGGTGATGACCAACCGGGCAGACTGGCTGCGCAGCCGGGGCCTGCTGGGCCCCGAGGAGCAGGAGGAGACGCTGGTGGTCGTGGTGGGCAGGCGCGCGTGA
- a CDS encoding CDGSH iron-sulfur domain-containing protein: MSEIARASGADGARRHRVTLTDDGPVLVEGPVEVELPDGTVVELDRPVVALCTCRRSKIYPACDTSHRRRRRAR; this comes from the coding sequence GTGAGCGAGATCGCGCGTGCGAGCGGGGCCGACGGTGCCCGGCGCCACCGGGTGACGCTGACCGACGACGGCCCGGTGCTGGTCGAGGGCCCGGTCGAGGTGGAGCTGCCCGACGGGACGGTGGTCGAGCTGGACCGCCCGGTGGTGGCCCTGTGCACCTGCCGGCGCAGCAAGATCTACCCGGCCTGCGACACCAGCCACCGACGACGGAGGAGAGCACGATGA
- a CDS encoding iron-containing redox enzyme family protein has product MTTTTHPAVEVLDRLELPAPCGPLSEAVLATLRGQSPTWPSVDDADPFGRDLQLALALGYEPHYRSIEGVSEDVEWDPSLLAARTRMEGHFLAALRAGVAGGDDVDAVVQELLVEPVEGTGVSWHLAADGEAWQFAEYVAHRAHYHRKEADPQSWVVPRLQGAAKAGLVTVEHDEYGAGRAGAMHSWLYAEMMTELGLDHRYGAYLGDTSRWVLAEVNLQTLCGLRRSLRGASVGLFAVIELTSSPGSARLVKAARRLGLGPASEYFYAEHVEADAVHEQVLRRDVLRPLLALEPHLGADVVFGIQASDLLGDGFSAELLGAWARGERTVGAPLG; this is encoded by the coding sequence ATGACCACCACGACGCACCCGGCGGTGGAGGTGCTGGACCGCCTCGAGCTGCCCGCCCCCTGCGGCCCGCTGTCGGAGGCCGTGCTCGCCACCCTGCGGGGCCAGAGCCCCACCTGGCCCTCGGTCGACGACGCCGACCCCTTCGGCCGCGACCTCCAGCTCGCCCTCGCGCTGGGCTACGAGCCGCACTACCGCTCGATCGAGGGCGTGTCGGAGGACGTCGAGTGGGACCCGTCGCTGCTGGCGGCCCGGACCCGGATGGAGGGGCACTTCCTGGCCGCGCTGCGGGCCGGGGTGGCCGGTGGTGACGACGTCGACGCGGTGGTGCAGGAGCTCCTGGTCGAGCCCGTCGAGGGCACCGGGGTGTCCTGGCACCTGGCCGCGGACGGGGAGGCCTGGCAGTTCGCCGAGTACGTGGCGCACCGGGCGCACTACCACCGCAAGGAGGCCGACCCCCAGTCCTGGGTGGTGCCGCGGCTGCAGGGCGCGGCCAAGGCCGGGCTGGTCACCGTGGAGCACGACGAGTACGGGGCCGGTCGTGCCGGGGCGATGCACTCCTGGCTGTACGCCGAGATGATGACCGAGCTCGGGCTGGACCACCGCTACGGCGCCTACCTCGGCGACACCAGCCGGTGGGTGCTGGCGGAGGTGAACCTGCAGACCCTGTGCGGGCTGCGACGGAGCCTGCGCGGGGCCTCGGTCGGGCTGTTCGCGGTGATCGAGCTGACCTCCTCCCCCGGGTCGGCGCGGCTGGTCAAGGCCGCCCGCCGGCTCGGTCTGGGACCGGCCAGCGAGTACTTCTACGCCGAGCACGTGGAGGCCGACGCCGTCCACGAGCAGGTGCTGCGACGTGACGTGCTGCGCCCGCTGCTGGCCCTCGAGCCGCACCTGGGCGCCGACGTCGTCTTCGGCATCCAGGCCAGCGACCTGCTCGGCGACGGCTTCTCCGCGGAGCTGCTGGGCGCCTGGGCCCGGGGCGAGCGGACCGTCGGTGCGCCGCTCGGCTGA